A section of the Gloeobacter violaceus PCC 7421 genome encodes:
- a CDS encoding rhomboid family intramembrane serine protease: MVPLWDENRGYRIPWVNYGLIVTCIAVFIYEISLGEKQLEIFINQYAAVPAVIVPALGAIFQGDLGAVGLLAPLVTAMFLHGGILHLAGNMLYLWIFGDNVEERMGHFGYLAFYLICGVVSILAQTFLESGSKIASLGASGAIAGVLGAYIVMFPRAPVQGIFPLGFIPIPFKLPAVWFIGIWFLQQFLSTLATVNTSNVPDMEEGGVAYFAHAAGFVAGLVLVRVFARETDPYKRR, encoded by the coding sequence ATGGTCCCACTGTGGGATGAAAATCGGGGGTACCGCATCCCCTGGGTCAACTACGGCTTGATCGTTACCTGTATCGCAGTTTTTATCTACGAAATTTCGCTGGGCGAAAAGCAGCTTGAAATTTTTATCAACCAGTACGCAGCGGTGCCGGCGGTGATCGTGCCGGCCCTGGGCGCCATCTTTCAAGGCGATTTGGGGGCAGTCGGCCTGCTGGCGCCGCTGGTGACGGCGATGTTCCTGCACGGCGGCATTTTGCACCTGGCGGGCAACATGCTCTATCTGTGGATCTTCGGCGACAACGTCGAGGAGCGCATGGGCCACTTTGGTTATCTGGCGTTCTATTTGATTTGCGGCGTGGTCTCGATTCTGGCGCAGACCTTTCTAGAATCCGGCTCCAAGATCGCTTCACTCGGGGCGAGCGGGGCGATCGCCGGGGTGCTCGGAGCCTACATCGTCATGTTTCCGCGCGCCCCGGTACAAGGAATTTTTCCGCTCGGATTTATTCCTATCCCTTTCAAACTGCCGGCCGTCTGGTTCATCGGCATCTGGTTTTTGCAGCAGTTTTTGAGCACCCTCGCCACGGTCAACACCAGCAACGTCCCGGACATGGAAGAAGGCGGGGTCGCCTACTTCGCCCACGCCGCCGGGTTTGTGGCGGGCCTGGTGCTGGTGCGCGTCTTCGCGCGCGAAACGGACCCTTACAAGCGGCGCTAG
- the dnaK gene encoding molecular chaperone DnaK, whose amino-acid sequence MGKVVGIDLGTTNSVVAVLEGGQPTVIANAEGSRTTPSVVAFTKNHDRLVGQLARRQAVLNPENTFYSVKRFIGRKYDEITDEAKQVAYRVVRDGSNVKLHSTNEDKDFAPEEISALVLRKLVDDASKYLGEKITQAVITVPAYFNDSQRQATKDAGRIAGIEVLRIINEPTAAALAYGLDKKANETILVFDLGGGTFDVSILEVGDGVFEVKSTSGDTHLGGDDFDRRIVDYLADEFKKLEGVDLRTDRQALQRLTEAAEKAKIELSGVTQTQINLPFITAGADGAKHLDMSLTRAKFESLCADLLRRVEKPVEQALRDAKLSKENIDEVVLVGGSTRIPAVQELVKRIIGKDPNQSVNPDEVVAVGAAIQAGVLSGEVRDVVLLDVTPLSLGVETLGGVATPIIPRNTTIPTRKSETFSTAADGQTSVEIHVIQGERSMAGDNKSLGRFRLDGIPPAPRGVPQVEVTFDIDANGILSVTAKDKASGKAQTISITGASTLSKDDVAKMVNEAESFAGEDKKRREAVDLKNEADSLAYQAERQLTEFGDKVDSSDKSKIEGLIKDLREALSREDMDKVASLKADLQQAVYDLSSKLYQQSAPSGAAAGPDEGAPSGSGGTSGTRGGDDVIDAEFTETK is encoded by the coding sequence ATGGGAAAAGTTGTAGGCATTGACTTGGGCACCACCAACTCGGTGGTGGCCGTCCTCGAGGGGGGGCAGCCCACCGTGATCGCCAACGCGGAAGGCTCGCGCACCACGCCGTCGGTGGTGGCCTTCACCAAGAACCACGACCGGTTGGTCGGGCAGTTGGCCCGCCGTCAGGCCGTTCTCAACCCCGAGAACACGTTCTATTCGGTCAAGCGCTTCATCGGCCGCAAGTACGACGAGATCACCGATGAGGCCAAGCAGGTGGCCTACCGGGTGGTGCGCGACGGCAGCAACGTCAAACTGCACAGCACCAACGAAGACAAAGATTTTGCCCCCGAAGAAATTTCGGCCCTCGTCCTGCGCAAACTGGTCGACGATGCGAGCAAGTACCTGGGCGAAAAGATCACCCAGGCGGTGATCACCGTTCCGGCGTACTTCAACGACTCCCAGCGCCAGGCCACCAAGGACGCCGGCCGCATCGCCGGCATCGAGGTGCTGCGCATCATCAACGAACCGACGGCAGCCGCCCTCGCCTACGGTCTCGATAAAAAAGCGAACGAGACCATCCTGGTCTTCGACCTGGGCGGCGGCACCTTCGATGTGTCGATCCTCGAAGTGGGCGATGGCGTCTTCGAGGTCAAATCGACCTCCGGCGACACCCACCTGGGCGGCGACGACTTCGACAGGCGGATCGTCGATTATCTGGCCGACGAATTCAAGAAGCTCGAAGGGGTGGACCTGCGCACCGACCGCCAGGCCCTCCAACGCCTCACCGAGGCGGCGGAAAAGGCCAAGATCGAACTGTCGGGCGTCACCCAGACCCAGATCAATCTGCCCTTCATCACCGCCGGGGCCGACGGGGCGAAGCACCTCGACATGAGCCTCACCCGCGCCAAGTTTGAGAGCCTGTGCGCCGACTTGCTGCGCCGGGTCGAGAAGCCCGTCGAGCAGGCCCTGCGCGACGCCAAACTCAGCAAAGAGAACATCGACGAGGTGGTGCTGGTGGGCGGTTCCACCCGCATCCCGGCGGTGCAGGAACTGGTCAAGCGCATCATCGGCAAAGACCCCAACCAGAGCGTCAACCCGGACGAGGTGGTGGCCGTCGGGGCCGCCATCCAGGCGGGCGTGCTGTCCGGTGAAGTGCGCGACGTCGTGCTGCTCGATGTCACCCCGCTCTCGCTGGGCGTCGAGACCCTGGGTGGTGTGGCGACACCGATCATCCCCCGCAATACCACGATCCCGACGCGCAAGTCCGAGACCTTCTCAACTGCCGCCGACGGCCAGACTTCCGTCGAGATCCACGTCATCCAGGGCGAGCGCTCGATGGCCGGCGACAACAAGAGCCTCGGCCGCTTCCGCCTCGACGGCATCCCGCCCGCGCCCCGGGGCGTTCCCCAAGTCGAAGTCACCTTCGACATCGACGCCAACGGCATCTTGAGCGTCACCGCCAAAGACAAGGCGAGCGGCAAAGCCCAGACCATCAGCATCACCGGTGCTTCGACCCTTTCAAAAGACGACGTCGCCAAGATGGTCAACGAGGCCGAGTCCTTCGCAGGCGAAGACAAGAAGCGCCGCGAAGCGGTCGACCTCAAAAACGAGGCCGATTCGCTCGCCTACCAGGCCGAGCGCCAACTCACCGAGTTCGGCGACAAAGTCGACAGCAGTGACAAGAGCAAGATTGAAGGGCTGATCAAGGATCTGCGCGAGGCGCTCAGCCGCGAGGACATGGACAAAGTCGCAAGCCTCAAAGCCGACCTGCAGCAGGCCGTCTACGACCTGAGCAGCAAGCTCTACCAGCAGTCGGCCCCGAGCGGCGCGGCGGCGGGTCCTGACGAAGGCGCTCCCTCCGGCAGCGGCGGCACCTCCGGCACCCGCGGCGGCGACGATGTGATCGACGCCGAATTCACCGAGACCAAGTAA
- a CDS encoding polysaccharide lyase gives MRRYLALKLLPVCGSCCLLISPQTALGVELAAAPPAPQAAESSNVYFVGDFESGDLTGFDTEICCSDAVLVISAPKKVGTTVPPVRAGRYAAQFNLRKSDPDVSSSRRAELRLGTVKADSSRWYAFSVYLPVDWETDEDSYDIIAQWHDSPDFDLGETWRSPALNLQVAAGNWKINRRWDPNPVTYDNTPGPGGGTESIGLGPYSKGVWTDWVLHVNWSYEDNGVLEVWKNGVLVLAREGPNTYNDQTGPYLKLGIYKPDWKYDPAESTTSSRTLYIDEVRIGNSKATYEEVSP, from the coding sequence ATGAGACGATACCTTGCGCTGAAGTTGCTGCCGGTCTGCGGGTCATGTTGTCTGCTGATCTCCCCGCAAACGGCATTGGGCGTGGAGCTTGCGGCAGCGCCGCCGGCACCTCAAGCTGCCGAATCGAGCAATGTTTACTTTGTAGGTGACTTTGAGAGCGGCGATTTGACTGGCTTCGACACCGAAATTTGTTGTAGCGATGCTGTTCTGGTGATCTCCGCTCCCAAAAAAGTCGGCACCACCGTCCCCCCGGTCAGGGCCGGGCGCTACGCCGCCCAGTTCAATCTGCGCAAGTCCGATCCGGACGTCTCCAGCAGCAGGCGGGCGGAGCTGCGTCTAGGCACCGTCAAGGCCGACTCCTCCCGCTGGTACGCCTTCAGCGTCTACTTGCCGGTCGATTGGGAGACGGACGAGGACTCCTACGACATCATTGCCCAGTGGCACGATTCTCCCGACTTCGACCTCGGCGAAACCTGGCGCTCCCCGGCGTTGAATCTGCAGGTGGCGGCGGGCAACTGGAAAATCAATCGGCGCTGGGATCCCAATCCCGTCACTTACGACAACACCCCCGGCCCGGGCGGCGGCACGGAGTCGATCGGCCTCGGTCCCTACAGCAAAGGGGTCTGGACCGACTGGGTGCTCCACGTCAACTGGTCCTACGAGGACAACGGCGTGCTGGAAGTCTGGAAAAACGGGGTATTGGTCCTGGCGCGCGAGGGTCCCAACACCTACAACGATCAAACAGGCCCCTATTTGAAGCTGGGCATTTACAAGCCCGATTGGAAATACGATCCTGCCGAATCGACAACCAGCAGTCGCACGCTGTATATCGACGAGGTGCGCATCGGCAACTCCAAAGCCACCTACGAGGAAGTTTCCCCCTAA
- a CDS encoding DUF4330 domain-containing protein — translation MALIDPQGRLFGKINVIDAVVVAAVILALFAFLLSRGGSQAQIATQGGDQPVEVDMLIRSLSIGDPNVFPVGKPTSVIIRNQPAGELTIRRVRVIPHLVPVVVGSEIRNIQDPGDPYGRDYVVTLAGDASATGDGLVIGRVKAKIGTPIEIEGFKYILRGSIVDVRQLEKRS, via the coding sequence ATGGCACTTATCGACCCGCAGGGCAGGCTTTTTGGCAAGATCAACGTCATCGACGCGGTGGTGGTGGCTGCTGTGATCCTGGCGCTGTTTGCGTTTTTGCTCTCGCGCGGCGGCAGCCAGGCGCAAATTGCCACCCAGGGTGGCGACCAGCCGGTGGAGGTGGACATGCTCATCCGCTCGCTGAGCATCGGCGATCCGAATGTCTTCCCGGTGGGTAAGCCGACCTCGGTGATTATCCGCAACCAACCGGCCGGGGAACTGACGATCCGGCGGGTGCGGGTGATCCCCCATCTGGTGCCGGTGGTGGTGGGCTCCGAAATCCGCAATATTCAAGATCCCGGCGATCCCTACGGCCGGGACTACGTGGTCACCCTCGCGGGCGATGCCAGCGCCACCGGCGACGGTCTGGTGATCGGTCGGGTGAAGGCCAAGATCGGTACCCCCATCGAAATCGAAGGTTTCAAATACATCCTGCGCGGCAGTATTGTCGATGTCCGCCAGCTCGAAAAGCGGTCCTAG
- the dnaJ gene encoding molecular chaperone DnaJ — MARDLYETLNVSRDASKEDIKRAYRKLARQYHPDVNKDAGAEDTFKELSRAYEVLSDDDQRARYDRFGEAGLNGGVGGGPGDFAGAAGFGDISDIFESFFGGFAGAGTGGRRATRPGGPTRGDDLRYDMVLEFQEAIFGGEKEITINHLITCETCRGSGSKPGSGPMTCRNCGGQGQIRQARRTPFGLFTQVAACPNCQGTGEVIESPCPTCSGRGRNQKQTTIKITIPAGVDAGSRLRVQGEGDAGMRGGPPGDLFIYVSVRNHPVFRREGQDIYSIAEISYLQAILGSQMSVETVDGPQTVVVPPGTQPETVLTLDGKGVPRIGNPTRRGNHYLQLKVVIPTKLGAEERELLTKLAKARGEKVSKKEGLEGLIDSIGNLFH, encoded by the coding sequence ATGGCCAGAGATTTATACGAAACCCTCAACGTCAGCCGCGACGCCTCCAAAGAGGACATCAAGCGGGCCTACCGCAAGCTGGCCCGCCAGTACCACCCGGATGTCAACAAAGACGCCGGGGCAGAGGACACGTTCAAAGAGCTCTCGCGCGCCTACGAAGTGCTCTCCGACGACGATCAGCGGGCGCGCTACGACCGCTTCGGAGAGGCCGGTCTCAACGGCGGCGTGGGCGGCGGCCCGGGGGATTTTGCAGGGGCGGCGGGCTTCGGCGACATCAGCGATATTTTCGAGAGTTTCTTTGGCGGCTTCGCCGGGGCGGGTACCGGCGGCCGGCGCGCCACCCGGCCGGGCGGACCCACCCGCGGCGACGATCTGCGCTACGACATGGTGCTCGAATTTCAGGAGGCCATCTTCGGCGGCGAAAAAGAGATCACCATCAACCACCTGATCACCTGCGAGACCTGCCGCGGCTCCGGCTCCAAACCCGGCTCCGGTCCTATGACTTGCCGCAACTGCGGCGGCCAGGGCCAGATCCGCCAGGCGCGGCGGACCCCCTTTGGGCTGTTTACCCAGGTGGCGGCCTGCCCCAACTGCCAGGGCACCGGCGAGGTGATCGAAAGCCCCTGCCCAACCTGCAGCGGGCGCGGGCGCAACCAGAAGCAGACCACCATCAAGATCACCATCCCCGCCGGGGTGGACGCCGGATCGCGCCTGCGGGTGCAGGGCGAGGGCGACGCCGGGATGCGCGGTGGCCCGCCGGGGGACCTGTTCATCTACGTGAGCGTGCGCAACCACCCGGTCTTCCGTCGCGAAGGGCAAGACATCTATTCGATCGCCGAAATTTCTTATCTGCAAGCGATTTTGGGCTCGCAGATGTCGGTGGAGACCGTCGACGGTCCGCAGACGGTGGTGGTGCCCCCCGGTACGCAGCCCGAGACGGTACTCACCCTCGACGGCAAAGGCGTGCCGCGCATCGGCAATCCCACCCGCCGCGGCAACCACTACCTGCAGCTCAAGGTGGTCATTCCCACCAAACTGGGCGCCGAGGAGCGCGAACTGCTCACCAAGCTCGCCAAGGCCCGCGGCGAAAAAGTCTCCAAAAAAGAGGGGCTCGAAGGCCTGATCGACAGCATCGGCAACCTATTTCACTAA
- the rsgA gene encoding ribosome small subunit-dependent GTPase A — protein MGTTGTVLAQEANFYRVRLDDGLGMVLCTRRARLKKTGQSVLVGDRVEVAEIDSASGRGVIAATCARRSVLSKPPIANCTGVLVVFALSEPAYDPALLSRFLVHIEAEDLGVIVCLNKIDEVPPEAVDGVAAAVGGWGYTVRPVSARTGAGLAALRAELAGTYVLAGPSGAGKSSLLNHLHPGLALRVGDISARLGRGRHTTRHVELFALNAEALVADAPGFNQLELTLAPELLAGYFPEFRPYLGRCQFRNCLHRDEPGCAVREANLERYGMYRDFLAEVLVSAQKQRRTAEPEEAIRLRGGLRRDKAVAVPRLEEQLRETSRRTARQRLGQWDETDAEEAD, from the coding sequence ATGGGTACCACCGGCACGGTCCTGGCCCAGGAAGCCAACTTCTACCGTGTCCGGCTCGACGACGGTCTGGGGATGGTGCTGTGCACCCGCCGCGCCCGGCTCAAAAAAACCGGCCAATCGGTGCTGGTGGGCGACCGGGTGGAGGTGGCCGAGATCGACTCCGCGAGCGGCCGGGGGGTGATCGCCGCCACCTGCGCGCGCCGTTCGGTGCTCTCCAAGCCGCCGATCGCCAACTGCACAGGCGTGCTGGTGGTCTTTGCCTTGTCGGAGCCGGCTTACGATCCGGCTTTGCTGAGCCGCTTTTTGGTCCATATCGAAGCGGAAGATCTGGGGGTCATCGTCTGCCTCAACAAAATCGACGAAGTGCCCCCCGAGGCGGTGGACGGTGTCGCTGCCGCTGTGGGCGGTTGGGGGTACACCGTGCGTCCGGTGAGCGCGCGCACCGGGGCGGGCCTAGCAGCGCTGCGGGCCGAACTGGCGGGTACGTACGTGCTTGCAGGCCCCTCCGGTGCCGGCAAATCGAGTTTGCTCAACCACCTGCACCCCGGTCTTGCGTTGCGCGTGGGGGACATCTCCGCCCGCCTCGGCCGCGGGCGGCACACCACCCGCCATGTCGAGCTGTTTGCCCTGAACGCGGAGGCGTTGGTGGCGGACGCGCCCGGATTCAATCAGCTTGAATTGACCCTGGCTCCGGAGTTACTTGCCGGTTACTTTCCAGAATTTCGGCCGTACCTGGGCCGCTGCCAGTTTCGCAACTGTCTGCACCGCGACGAGCCGGGTTGTGCGGTGCGCGAGGCCAACCTGGAGCGCTATGGGATGTATCGGGATTTTCTCGCCGAGGTGCTCGTAAGCGCCCAGAAGCAGCGGCGAACGGCCGAACCGGAGGAGGCGATCCGCCTGCGCGGCGGGCTGCGCCGCGACAAGGCCGTCGCGGTACCGCGCCTGGAGGAGCAGTTGCGCGAGACCTCGCGGCGCACCGCCCGCCAGCGACTCGGCCAATGGGACGAAACGGACGCAGAGGAAGCGGATTAA
- a CDS encoding TIGR04255 family protein — protein MMEQSERRQYPKPPIIEALINLQFELAKQPSMGSIFEIRKYIADSYPIKDDMFRDNVTLSREPIKAEREHIGYRFASSDNKQILQAQVSSFTFSRLEPYISWENLRDEAHRLWGIYLKTVDAVDVSQVAVRYINKIDLPLPIRDFRDYFRTYPELSSDMPVGLSGYLMQIQVPYQLPTQAQPPIITLNQALMQQNIPDVISVLLDIEIASKIANTDIPWDILENLHSLENQVFEASITNRTRGLFH, from the coding sequence ATGATGGAACAGTCTGAACGCAGGCAATATCCTAAGCCACCCATCATTGAAGCTCTCATTAATCTTCAGTTTGAGCTTGCTAAGCAACCCTCTATGGGAAGTATTTTTGAAATACGTAAATACATTGCTGATTCTTATCCGATAAAAGATGACATGTTCCGAGACAACGTCACGCTAAGTAGAGAGCCGATAAAAGCTGAGAGAGAGCACATTGGGTACCGCTTTGCAAGTTCAGACAACAAGCAAATTCTTCAAGCTCAAGTAAGTAGCTTTACCTTTAGTCGACTTGAGCCTTATATTTCTTGGGAAAACCTGAGAGATGAGGCTCATCGTTTGTGGGGAATTTACTTAAAAACAGTTGATGCAGTAGACGTCAGTCAAGTTGCTGTAAGGTACATCAACAAAATTGATCTGCCGTTACCTATAAGAGACTTTAGAGATTATTTTCGGACGTATCCAGAACTCTCGTCAGACATGCCTGTTGGGCTTAGCGGGTACTTAATGCAGATTCAAGTGCCTTATCAACTTCCAACGCAAGCTCAGCCGCCGATTATCACACTTAATCAAGCTTTAATGCAGCAAAATATTCCTGATGTTATTTCAGTATTGTTGGATATTGAGATTGCAAGCAAGATAGCAAATACAGATATACCTTGGGACATATTGGAAAATCTGCATTCTCTAGAGAATCAAGTATTTGAAGCTTCTATTACCAACCGCACAAGAGGGCTATTCCACTAA
- a CDS encoding sulfite oxidase-like oxidoreductase, which yields MLGKFFKKPDAERNDRVPPGQYLTNGFPVLTYGRTPDMASFVWRFKVWGLAKEKVFSWDDFVATPKSQFTADFHCVTRWSKLDVQWTGIRVTDFLKLVEIDPKAKHVLAHCYGGYTTNIAFEDFAREENFFAYELFGEPLPTEHGGPMRLVVPHLYAWKSAKWINGLEFTEQEQLGFWEVNGYHRRGEPFAEERYSGI from the coding sequence ATGCTTGGCAAGTTTTTCAAAAAGCCCGACGCGGAGCGCAACGACCGCGTGCCCCCCGGACAGTATCTGACCAACGGATTTCCGGTGCTGACCTACGGCCGCACGCCGGACATGGCCTCGTTTGTGTGGCGCTTCAAAGTCTGGGGACTGGCAAAAGAAAAAGTCTTCAGTTGGGACGACTTTGTGGCCACGCCCAAAAGCCAGTTCACCGCCGATTTTCACTGTGTGACGCGCTGGAGCAAGCTCGACGTGCAGTGGACCGGTATCCGGGTCACCGATTTTCTCAAACTCGTCGAAATCGATCCCAAAGCCAAGCATGTCCTCGCCCATTGCTACGGCGGCTACACCACCAACATCGCCTTCGAAGATTTTGCGCGCGAAGAAAATTTCTTTGCCTACGAGCTATTTGGCGAACCGCTACCGACCGAGCACGGCGGGCCGATGCGGCTGGTGGTGCCCCACCTGTACGCCTGGAAAAGCGCCAAGTGGATCAACGGCCTGGAATTTACCGAGCAGGAGCAACTGGGCTTCTGGGAAGTGAACGGCTACCACCGCCGGGGCGAACCGTTTGCCGAGGAGCGCTACAGCGGAATATAG
- a CDS encoding bifunctional 4-hydroxy-2-oxoglutarate aldolase/2-dehydro-3-deoxy-phosphogluconate aldolase, with translation MSHALCHRFIEHRLLAIVRADSAPAALAIGRAVVTGGFRLVEVTLTTPGAEQVVGELRGSGGEVLVGCGTVLTPEAARRAIGWGAHFVVSPHTDPEIIATAHQLGALAIGGALTPNEIVAAWQAGADLIKVFPVAQVGGLAYLKALRGPFPDLPLLPTGGIGEDDYLDYLAAGATAVGVGQALAPQGEVREGRWGTVAGRASDWVMRLAEGNGCLVPGERR, from the coding sequence GTGTCCCACGCCCTATGCCACCGCTTTATTGAGCACCGTCTGCTTGCCATCGTGCGCGCCGACTCGGCCCCGGCCGCCCTGGCCATCGGCCGGGCGGTGGTCACTGGCGGCTTCCGGTTGGTGGAGGTGACCCTCACCACCCCCGGCGCCGAGCAGGTGGTGGGCGAGTTGCGCGGCTCGGGCGGCGAGGTGTTGGTCGGCTGCGGCACAGTCCTGACCCCCGAGGCAGCCCGCCGGGCGATCGGATGGGGGGCACACTTTGTGGTCAGTCCCCACACGGACCCGGAAATTATCGCCACCGCCCATCAACTGGGCGCGCTCGCCATCGGCGGCGCCCTCACCCCGAATGAGATCGTGGCGGCCTGGCAGGCAGGAGCGGATCTGATCAAGGTGTTTCCGGTCGCCCAGGTGGGAGGGCTTGCCTACTTAAAGGCTCTGCGCGGGCCGTTTCCCGACCTGCCGCTCTTGCCCACCGGGGGCATCGGCGAGGATGACTATCTGGACTACCTGGCCGCCGGGGCGACCGCCGTCGGGGTCGGCCAGGCCCTCGCCCCCCAGGGTGAAGTGCGCGAGGGACGCTGGGGAACCGTCGCCGGTCGGGCCAGCGACTGGGTGATGCGTTTGGCCGAGGGCAACGGCTGTCTGGTTCCGGGGGAGCGCCGGTAA
- a CDS encoding MAPEG family protein, which yields MSGPLLLYGCLAAAAALIYVPFVLVALGRLQVGYDYAAPRATFDKLPPYAQRATWAHQNAFEGFALYTAAVLMVLVSGQTGELANTLAVAYLAFRAGHGLFYIANLPWLRSGMWALAMTCIAGLMAIALGMLG from the coding sequence ATGTCCGGCCCCCTCTTGCTTTATGGCTGCCTGGCGGCAGCGGCGGCTCTCATCTACGTTCCCTTTGTCCTGGTCGCCCTTGGCCGTCTGCAGGTGGGGTACGATTACGCTGCCCCGCGCGCGACGTTCGACAAGCTTCCTCCTTACGCCCAGCGCGCCACTTGGGCGCACCAGAACGCTTTTGAGGGATTCGCACTTTATACCGCTGCGGTGCTGATGGTACTGGTAAGCGGACAAACCGGTGAATTGGCCAACACGCTGGCCGTGGCCTATCTAGCCTTTCGGGCCGGACACGGACTTTTCTACATTGCCAATTTGCCCTGGTTGCGCTCCGGGATGTGGGCGCTCGCGATGACCTGTATCGCAGGGCTGATGGCAATCGCTCTAGGTATGCTTGGATAG
- a CDS encoding fasciclin domain-containing protein: MRIHPFSQSQVTGLCAQLGMGLALLAPFGALASGTTFAYAVPAPQADSVSAQRLVQAKIDIVDTLVANGSFTTLVQLVKQVGIVEDLRGFGRFTVFAPDDNAFAAVPPDVLQILKSDSALLARVLTYHVVSDTAPFLAAQLRDSKPLRTLERSELKFTARDGGLYVNDARVLQADITATNGVIHKIDKVLVPEAVMVDIRKRQQMMKPVPSVPPVPSVTPVPSIPK, translated from the coding sequence ATGCGAATCCATCCGTTTTCACAATCGCAAGTCACCGGTCTTTGTGCCCAGCTGGGGATGGGTCTGGCGCTGTTGGCCCCCTTTGGCGCCCTCGCTTCCGGTACGACCTTTGCCTATGCAGTCCCGGCGCCCCAGGCCGATTCCGTCTCTGCCCAGCGACTCGTCCAGGCTAAAATAGACATTGTCGATACATTGGTGGCCAATGGTTCGTTCACGACGCTGGTGCAGTTGGTCAAACAGGTCGGTATCGTCGAAGACTTGCGAGGCTTCGGACGGTTTACGGTCTTCGCACCGGACGACAATGCCTTTGCCGCTGTGCCTCCCGATGTGCTCCAGATTCTCAAAAGCGACAGTGCCCTACTCGCCAGGGTACTCACCTACCACGTCGTCTCCGATACCGCACCGTTTCTGGCGGCCCAACTGCGCGACTCGAAACCCCTGCGCACCCTGGAGCGCTCAGAATTGAAGTTTACCGCCCGCGACGGCGGCTTGTACGTCAATGACGCCCGGGTGCTGCAGGCGGACATCACGGCCACCAACGGCGTCATTCACAAAATCGACAAGGTGTTGGTACCCGAAGCCGTCATGGTCGACATTCGCAAGCGCCAGCAGATGATGAAGCCGGTGCCCTCCGTACCGCCGGTGCCGTCTGTGACGCCCGTCCCGTCCATTCCTAAATAG
- a CDS encoding sulfotransferase has protein sequence MLSKVRVGVYAAFDYANGLRVDPKEGLVVNGFWRSGTTWVLETAMSMLEAKTVFEPFRIQHLRQCLREIHPPRKDVQFISSLMPYASDRLVAGTALYAVVEQALLGQLAYSHVSKRSQEQRRLKECLRTRVVTKFTRGALCLRAIANTFSVPILHITRDPRAVIASIKTLGNDFARGAFQNFALRAHLLEVDDGRREYFKRWASDIEAIDKTNDFGRIAAYYCLTERHVLDSFQGVTSEFAHVQYEKLIGGGPQALAALLESLGLEAQALGATALLRPSSTDWSWSQGSKKVSGEQRVSSWKNKLSESERGLIEAVVTAFGMQERLLVSS, from the coding sequence ATGCTGAGCAAAGTTCGCGTAGGAGTCTATGCCGCGTTTGACTACGCCAACGGTTTGCGCGTTGACCCCAAGGAAGGGCTTGTCGTAAACGGCTTCTGGCGTAGCGGTACAACCTGGGTTCTGGAGACCGCGATGAGTATGCTGGAGGCCAAAACGGTGTTCGAACCCTTCAGAATCCAGCACCTCCGTCAGTGCCTACGGGAAATCCATCCTCCCCGCAAAGATGTTCAATTTATCAGTTCCCTGATGCCCTACGCCTCCGATCGTCTGGTGGCCGGAACTGCCCTTTATGCCGTTGTAGAACAAGCTCTACTTGGCCAACTGGCCTACTCCCATGTCTCCAAGAGAAGTCAGGAGCAACGGCGCCTAAAGGAGTGCTTGCGCACGCGCGTGGTCACCAAGTTTACACGGGGTGCTCTGTGCTTGCGCGCTATCGCCAATACTTTTTCTGTTCCGATCCTGCACATCACGCGCGATCCACGGGCGGTAATCGCCTCAATTAAGACGCTCGGCAACGACTTCGCGAGAGGGGCGTTCCAGAATTTTGCCTTGCGTGCCCACCTATTGGAGGTCGACGACGGCCGTCGGGAGTACTTTAAGCGCTGGGCAAGCGATATCGAAGCGATCGACAAAACCAACGATTTCGGCCGTATCGCAGCCTATTACTGTTTGACTGAACGCCATGTCCTCGACAGTTTTCAAGGGGTGACTTCCGAGTTTGCCCACGTCCAGTACGAAAAACTGATTGGCGGCGGGCCACAGGCTTTGGCTGCGCTCCTCGAAAGCCTTGGGCTGGAAGCGCAGGCGTTGGGGGCCACCGCCCTGCTTCGCCCTTCCTCCACCGACTGGAGCTGGTCCCAGGGGAGCAAAAAGGTTTCCGGTGAACAACGGGTGTCGAGTTGGAAAAACAAACTCAGCGAGAGCGAACGCGGCCTCATCGAAGCGGTGGTTACCGCGTTCGGCATGCAGGAGCGGTTGCTCGTGTCCAGCTGA